In the Pyrolobus fumarii 1A genome, one interval contains:
- a CDS encoding lipopolysaccharide kinase InaA family protein: protein MTHAECVTGDVVAVVKPRGVASVYVVCEGECEAHCPGYNVVRVDELVGDAEASILGELVASMLLTPPEQIDGDPSVIEEARMAYLTRIAVEEHARLRKLLGGLAAHAKVAHIYHIVARASRLSRLYPWVPSSLIDVLRSDARVVVRDAEQSLLEAGCERSGGPWFELCEHSGARIRRGWRLVAVRLTRIWPLVRPGGVDHPLIRDPLLLVKLRRGRLRTKVLEFEEQLYSVTGVKRILRTVQMGLGGTVTAYRGEFKSVIVKRYLTPATAKWVVAAGIALPIYPYRLAPRDRLEAEYDAVNAMLDAGLPVPEPVLVDPRGLKAAYEYIEGTPLHHLVAKDPLHPSLAEAGMLLAQLHREGWVMGDANPTNFIVGRDRIYMVDLEQARKSDSIKHRAWDLAVLVYYSFLFNPQEPGNRAMLVAKAYIAAGGDVEVVREAARVVFAVPFTPIAPVTVLEKARRAFLHVAGAVT from the coding sequence GTGACGCACGCCGAGTGTGTGACTGGTGACGTAGTTGCTGTTGTAAAGCCACGTGGAGTCGCTAGCGTGTATGTCGTCTGTGAAGGCGAGTGTGAGGCACACTGCCCAGGGTATAACGTTGTTCGTGTAGACGAGCTTGTGGGTGACGCGGAGGCCAGTATACTCGGGGAGCTTGTGGCATCAATGTTGCTTACACCGCCCGAGCAGATAGATGGTGATCCAAGCGTCATAGAAGAGGCTAGGATGGCGTACTTAACACGCATAGCTGTTGAAGAGCATGCCAGGCTGCGTAAACTCCTTGGGGGTCTTGCGGCTCACGCCAAAGTCGCGCATATATACCATATTGTCGCGAGGGCTTCTAGACTCTCAAGGTTGTACCCCTGGGTCCCGTCCAGCCTCATAGATGTGCTTAGGAGTGATGCACGAGTTGTCGTTAGGGATGCTGAGCAGAGCCTGCTTGAGGCCGGGTGCGAACGCTCCGGCGGTCCTTGGTTCGAGCTCTGTGAGCACAGCGGTGCGAGGATTAGGAGGGGGTGGAGGCTTGTTGCGGTGAGGCTAACGAGGATATGGCCCCTGGTAAGGCCTGGTGGTGTAGACCATCCGTTAATACGTGACCCTCTACTCCTGGTTAAGCTTCGAAGAGGCAGACTACGTACCAAGGTGCTCGAGTTTGAGGAGCAGCTCTACTCCGTGACGGGTGTCAAGAGGATACTTAGGACGGTGCAGATGGGGCTTGGCGGCACAGTAACAGCGTACAGGGGGGAGTTCAAGAGTGTTATAGTGAAACGGTATCTTACACCAGCAACCGCTAAATGGGTTGTTGCTGCGGGCATAGCGCTCCCAATATACCCGTATAGACTCGCGCCACGTGATAGGCTAGAGGCTGAGTATGACGCGGTTAATGCGATGCTAGATGCCGGGCTACCGGTGCCGGAACCTGTGCTAGTCGACCCTAGAGGTTTAAAAGCAGCATACGAGTACATTGAAGGTACGCCTCTACACCACCTGGTCGCCAAGGACCCGCTGCACCCTTCGCTCGCCGAGGCTGGTATGCTTCTAGCACAGTTGCACCGTGAAGGCTGGGTGATGGGTGACGCAAACCCAACGAACTTCATAGTCGGTAGGGATAGGATCTACATGGTTGATCTGGAGCAGGCGCGTAAGAGTGACAGCATCAAACATAGGGCATGGGACCTCGCGGTGCTCGTCTACTATAGTTTCCTCTTCAACCCCCAAGAGCCTGGCAATCGCGCGATGCTCGTAGCTAAGGCGTATATCGCGGCTGGCGGCGATGTTGAGGTGGTCCGTGAGGCGGCCAGGGTGGTATTCGCTGTTCCATTCACACCGATTGCGCCCGTTACCGTGTTGGAGAAGGCGCGCCGCGCGTTTCTGCACGTGGCTGGCGCTGTGACCTAA
- a CDS encoding NTP transferase domain-containing protein encodes MKLLIVAAGMGTRLRRGPKHLARLWGRPLVHYPLSSVSAALGRVEPTLVVQNAYVEETRAILRENGWDVNLVASFCPYCENGYSLLVGLSSVRSETLLSVADHIYHPCLVERLVAGCPEDAGVCVAGDRKPTLVDIDEATKIRVGPPTVFSKKLEDYDYVDTGVFLVRDWRGMLAYFGHRTDLTMNELWTLYSQRGGRISVVDVTGCLWADVDTESDILGFESGERRSLLEELLGTLVNAGRSK; translated from the coding sequence ATGAAGCTCCTCATCGTAGCGGCTGGTATGGGTACGAGGCTACGAAGAGGGCCGAAACACCTGGCTAGGTTATGGGGTAGGCCTCTCGTTCACTATCCCCTATCGAGCGTAAGTGCGGCTCTTGGCCGCGTTGAGCCTACGCTAGTGGTTCAGAATGCGTATGTTGAAGAAACTAGAGCGATACTACGTGAGAACGGGTGGGATGTGAACCTCGTGGCTAGCTTCTGCCCCTACTGTGAGAATGGCTATAGTCTGTTGGTGGGCTTGTCGAGTGTGCGTAGCGAGACTCTACTCAGTGTTGCCGACCACATCTACCATCCGTGTCTAGTTGAGAGGCTTGTAGCAGGATGCCCTGAGGACGCTGGTGTGTGTGTAGCGGGAGACCGTAAGCCAACGCTAGTGGATATCGACGAGGCTACAAAGATACGCGTGGGGCCGCCAACAGTATTCAGCAAGAAGCTTGAAGACTATGACTATGTCGATACGGGTGTGTTCCTTGTGCGTGATTGGAGAGGGATGCTAGCATATTTCGGTCACCGGACAGACCTGACGATGAATGAATTGTGGACCCTCTACTCGCAGAGAGGCGGCCGCATCAGTGTGGTTGATGTAACGGGGTGCCTCTGGGCGGACGTAGACACCGAGAGCGATATACTTGGCTTCGAGTCCGGTGAGCGGCGTAGCTTGTTAGAGGAGCTCCTAGGTACACTGGTCAACGCTGGGAGAAGCAAGTGA
- a CDS encoding CDP-alcohol phosphatidyltransferase family protein, translating into MSQAAKVAKPTDGPVSRLINRRVSWRVTRILVKLGVSNPNAVTIATGVFGVLAALPYLAVDPVMAAIAGLLVQLASILDGVDGEIARLLNRKSRFGAYLDAVTDRIVDIVSFGLATYAVVEALGIPRGVATLLATLIVSGDIMVSYVHARGEASIGTSIQLLGKIRPWASRDVRLFLLAVGSVAVPPMGWHALLAVLIFTSIASYAYVVAKTVELWLLWRRGEIG; encoded by the coding sequence TTGAGCCAGGCTGCAAAAGTCGCGAAGCCTACTGACGGCCCGGTTTCGAGGCTCATCAACAGGAGGGTGTCGTGGAGGGTCACCAGAATACTCGTGAAGCTTGGCGTGAGTAACCCGAATGCAGTGACGATAGCGACGGGGGTGTTTGGCGTCCTGGCTGCCCTCCCATACCTAGCGGTAGATCCGGTGATGGCAGCGATAGCGGGGCTCCTCGTGCAGCTGGCATCCATCCTCGATGGTGTGGATGGTGAGATAGCGAGGCTGCTTAATAGAAAGAGTCGCTTTGGCGCATATCTTGACGCGGTGACAGATAGAATAGTTGACATCGTGTCATTCGGTCTTGCAACATACGCTGTAGTAGAGGCTCTTGGTATACCGCGTGGCGTCGCGACACTTCTGGCGACGCTGATAGTGTCGGGTGACATAATGGTTAGCTATGTACATGCACGTGGAGAGGCTAGCATAGGGACTAGTATACAGCTACTAGGCAAGATACGGCCATGGGCTTCTCGAGATGTCCGCCTCTTCCTGTTGGCTGTGGGGTCCGTAGCAGTCCCGCCGATGGGCTGGCATGCGCTACTCGCGGTGCTAATTTTTACGTCCATTGCCTCCTATGCCTACGTAGTAGCGAAAACTGTTGAACTCTGGCTACTCTGGAGACGGGGTGAGATAGGATGA
- a CDS encoding DUF2153 domain-containing protein: protein MQRVIDYGFLRNLDEWVRMQKKVLETFQKVEKDVEEGDRLQLILATRAAFQHMMRTIKAFDHWLQDPVIISHITREMLIEVWQVMYKVLTELLEIDIKHTSEMRQLLEKLAREGKLNPLAAAVKSEEEEEQRRPPTLSV, encoded by the coding sequence ATGCAGCGCGTAATAGACTATGGCTTTCTACGCAATCTTGACGAGTGGGTTAGGATGCAGAAGAAGGTGCTAGAGACGTTCCAGAAGGTCGAGAAGGATGTCGAGGAGGGCGACAGGCTACAGCTGATACTAGCCACTAGGGCAGCGTTCCAGCACATGATGAGGACCATCAAGGCATTCGACCATTGGCTGCAAGACCCTGTCATCATTAGCCACATAACAAGGGAGATGCTAATCGAGGTCTGGCAGGTGATGTACAAGGTACTTACAGAGCTTCTCGAGATAGACATCAAGCATACCAGCGAGATGCGCCAGTTGCTCGAGAAGCTGGCACGCGAAGGTAAGCTGAACCCGCTAGCCGCGGCCGTCAAGAGCGAAGAGGAGGAAGAACAGAGGAGGCCACCAACGCTATCAGTCTAA
- a CDS encoding DHH family phosphoesterase, translating into MRSVYVLSEEELREKARRALREILETETPVVVTAHKNADPDAVGSAYAIREALRSLGVDARLLLPEGMNQASKRVVRELLGIEPADFEDESPEESGLAIVLDTASFEHLGDLAEFVKNVDYIVIDHHEKSLMTEGALVSICDPGAKATAELVYLVLREWSVKIDERMAALLLAGIVYDTKHLRHSAPRTLRVAADLMELGASLERVLKALQSPPMDYSERVARLKAAQRLQVYKTSNNLLIGVSHVKAFEASAARAILDLGADAAFIVSVRDGRARVVGRALKSFVEGTGLALGEIMEEVGKMLGGSGGGHSQAAGAAGKATLEKALTTLVEVLKRKLEEKGLELSPLD; encoded by the coding sequence TTGAGGAGCGTCTACGTGCTCTCAGAGGAGGAGCTGAGAGAGAAGGCTCGGAGGGCGCTCCGGGAGATACTGGAGACTGAGACGCCGGTAGTAGTAACGGCCCATAAGAATGCCGACCCGGATGCCGTGGGCTCGGCTTATGCCATACGCGAGGCGCTAAGGAGCCTAGGTGTGGACGCGAGGCTCCTCCTACCCGAGGGTATGAACCAGGCTTCTAAGAGGGTGGTGCGCGAGCTTCTCGGCATCGAGCCCGCCGACTTTGAGGATGAAAGCCCAGAGGAGTCCGGGCTCGCTATAGTGCTAGACACGGCCAGTTTCGAGCACCTGGGGGATCTCGCCGAGTTTGTAAAGAACGTTGACTACATAGTGATAGATCATCATGAGAAGAGTTTGATGACTGAGGGTGCGCTGGTCTCTATATGCGACCCGGGTGCCAAGGCTACAGCCGAACTAGTGTATCTTGTGCTGCGCGAGTGGAGTGTGAAGATTGACGAGCGTATGGCTGCCCTGCTGCTGGCGGGTATAGTCTATGATACCAAGCATCTCCGCCACTCCGCTCCGCGTACACTTCGCGTTGCAGCAGACCTCATGGAGCTTGGTGCTAGCCTAGAGCGTGTGCTTAAGGCTCTACAGTCACCACCGATGGATTACTCTGAGAGAGTTGCGCGTCTTAAGGCGGCGCAGCGTCTACAGGTATACAAGACGAGCAACAACCTACTCATTGGGGTTAGCCACGTGAAGGCCTTTGAGGCTTCGGCGGCGCGGGCCATACTGGACCTGGGGGCCGACGCCGCGTTCATAGTATCTGTGCGTGACGGTCGTGCAAGGGTTGTCGGCAGGGCTTTGAAGAGCTTCGTTGAGGGCACGGGGCTGGCATTGGGAGAGATAATGGAGGAAGTGGGGAAAATGCTAGGAGGTAGCGGCGGCGGGCACTCTCAAGCTGCAGGCGCGGCGGGTAAGGCTACACTAGAGAAGGCGTTGACTACACTCGTGGAGGTGTTGAAGAGAAAGTTGGAGGAGAAGGGGCTAGAGCTAAGCCCCTTAGACTGA
- a CDS encoding prefoldin subunit beta, with amino-acid sequence MAQRLPPELESKVAEAQRLQEQLNRVVQERVALESEKSEIERVLKLLEEVQENEVYRSVGGILVRVSKEKVANELKDRLELIDIRLEKLRKQENELRKRLEQLLREIREYQVRLQAGTSVKPEQLGKKGGG; translated from the coding sequence GTGGCTCAGAGGCTTCCACCCGAGCTTGAGAGTAAGGTAGCAGAGGCTCAGAGGCTCCAAGAGCAGCTCAACAGAGTCGTGCAGGAGAGGGTTGCGCTCGAGAGTGAGAAGAGCGAGATAGAGAGGGTCTTGAAGTTGCTCGAGGAGGTGCAGGAGAACGAGGTTTATCGTAGCGTTGGCGGGATACTCGTGAGGGTGTCGAAGGAGAAGGTTGCCAACGAGTTGAAAGACAGGCTCGAGCTTATCGACATTAGGCTTGAGAAGCTAAGGAAGCAGGAGAACGAGCTGCGGAAGAGGCTTGAGCAGCTTCTACGCGAGATACGTGAGTATCAAGTGAGGCTCCAGGCGGGCACTAGTGTTAAGCCAGAGCAGCTCGGGAAGAAGGGTGGCGGGTGA
- the cyaB gene encoding class IV adenylate cyclase, which yields MREVEAKLVLGDCIMLAAIEERVKRMGGVYEGEYIEEDVYFQHPCRDFAKTDEALRVRVVKERVELTYKGPKEGGVYKARREITVQVDSASNVRALLEALGFKPVAVIRKKRRYYRLGRVKVTLDEVEGLGCFAEIEAIDGGEEAVGEAIRLLGLEEVPTTTKSYLELLLEREGLSRR from the coding sequence TTGCGGGAGGTTGAGGCGAAGCTCGTGCTTGGCGATTGTATCATGCTGGCTGCTATAGAGGAGCGTGTCAAGAGGATGGGTGGCGTCTATGAGGGTGAGTATATCGAGGAGGATGTGTACTTCCAGCATCCATGTAGGGACTTTGCAAAGACGGATGAAGCCCTACGCGTAAGGGTGGTGAAGGAACGAGTAGAACTCACGTACAAGGGTCCCAAGGAGGGTGGCGTCTACAAGGCTAGGCGCGAGATTACAGTGCAGGTAGACAGCGCTAGCAATGTTCGTGCGTTGCTTGAAGCTCTTGGTTTCAAGCCTGTTGCGGTTATACGGAAGAAGAGGCGCTACTATCGCTTAGGCCGTGTTAAGGTGACGCTTGATGAGGTAGAGGGTCTGGGCTGCTTCGCTGAGATAGAGGCTATTGATGGTGGAGAAGAGGCTGTTGGTGAAGCCATACGCCTCCTTGGCCTGGAGGAAGTGCCGACGACTACGAAGTCCTACCTGGAGCTTCTGCTCGAGCGGGAAGGATTAAGCCGGCGGTAG
- a CDS encoding cation:proton antiporter: protein MAGSEIALVAVYVGLVLLVAKLFEDIVRRARLPGFIGAIIAGYILGPGGLNIIHKEHVEAMGLLLVVGIDFLLFLAGAEELSRMRGGLRPRELSVATVLMLSTTAATAVVAHLLYREHLDWSTSLAFGIVMAIVSLGPLTRALIDSGLIATNAGLTVTRIGLIAEVGGILAFNAVYAGKIFPNAITTPLFFIAVYLFGRRLLTRILYLVEDVISAREAPFAIIVALVLTASYLAEIIGFNAAVTALLLGFFASTYLEERPAYVERLKAFTYGFLEPLFFAGIGLKVPQLDPSSMAAMLLITLAAAAPKLLTASAAGLMPTGIALLAKGGVDAALLLTLYETPHGKGNLIPDQLYTAGVFSMLLLSTLMALGLRSIQPPRAKGEKEPWRMRIGELGLGYDVVRRTDNLLTVSMFVSASQGGAVVVIDEDGRPIGYITAADLIYIAPSEMRRLTAEEVMRENVPIVKVTDRVTELLREHLVAEPIVAVVDEDGHLVGTLNPHRVLQKIYGISGKREH from the coding sequence TTGGCTGGCAGCGAGATTGCACTCGTAGCAGTATATGTCGGTCTCGTGCTGCTTGTCGCTAAACTCTTCGAGGATATCGTGAGGAGAGCCAGGCTGCCAGGCTTCATCGGCGCTATTATCGCCGGCTACATACTAGGCCCCGGCGGCCTGAACATCATACACAAGGAGCATGTCGAGGCCATGGGTCTGCTTCTAGTCGTGGGTATAGACTTTCTACTGTTCCTCGCAGGCGCTGAAGAGCTAAGCAGGATGAGGGGCGGCTTACGTCCACGCGAGTTGAGCGTAGCTACCGTCCTCATGCTCTCAACTACAGCCGCTACTGCCGTAGTAGCCCACCTCCTCTACCGCGAACACCTGGATTGGAGCACATCGCTAGCCTTTGGCATCGTCATGGCAATTGTGAGCCTCGGGCCATTAACACGCGCGTTGATAGACTCGGGGTTGATAGCCACGAATGCTGGCTTGACGGTAACGCGCATCGGCTTAATAGCTGAGGTCGGCGGCATACTCGCGTTCAACGCCGTCTATGCGGGCAAGATATTCCCGAACGCCATTACAACACCACTCTTCTTCATAGCGGTCTACCTCTTCGGGCGGCGACTGCTAACCCGCATACTCTACCTGGTCGAGGATGTGATCTCGGCTCGCGAAGCTCCCTTCGCGATAATAGTCGCGTTGGTCCTCACGGCTAGTTACCTAGCAGAGATAATAGGGTTCAACGCGGCTGTTACTGCACTACTCCTAGGCTTCTTCGCGTCGACTTATCTCGAAGAGAGGCCAGCATACGTAGAGAGGCTCAAGGCGTTCACATATGGCTTCCTCGAGCCGCTGTTCTTCGCTGGTATCGGCCTAAAGGTACCACAACTAGATCCTTCGAGCATGGCAGCAATGCTCCTCATAACACTAGCTGCCGCCGCTCCCAAGCTGCTTACAGCGTCAGCCGCCGGGCTAATGCCAACTGGTATAGCCCTCCTGGCGAAGGGTGGCGTTGATGCCGCGCTCCTCTTAACGCTATACGAGACGCCACACGGCAAAGGTAACCTGATACCCGACCAGCTTTACACCGCCGGCGTCTTCTCAATGCTACTCTTAAGCACACTCATGGCTCTCGGCCTGCGTAGCATTCAGCCGCCACGCGCAAAGGGCGAGAAAGAGCCTTGGAGGATGAGGATTGGAGAACTCGGCCTCGGATACGACGTCGTAAGACGCACAGACAACCTATTGACAGTCTCGATGTTCGTAAGTGCTAGCCAAGGCGGCGCAGTAGTCGTTATAGACGAGGATGGACGCCCCATAGGCTACATCACAGCAGCTGACCTCATCTACATCGCACCATCAGAAATGAGGAGGTTAACGGCGGAGGAGGTCATGAGGGAGAATGTGCCAATAGTGAAGGTAACTGATAGAGTAACAGAACTACTACGTGAGCATCTCGTGGCAGAGCCGATAGTGGCGGTGGTCGACGAGGACGGCCACCTCGTAGGCACGCTGAATCCGCACCGTGTGCTCCAGAAGATATACGGGATTAGCGGTAAGCGCGAGCACTAG
- a CDS encoding GNAT family N-acetyltransferase: MRVVSMVVGSMRLEVVEAEGELKDFVRKLAYELFGSEGYWVEVGLEWDRRWVRTLVLLVDGEPVGFNQVYVWPCCDDKLMLGVHHYAGVRPEFQGRGYGKILIASGEEVLEELGAEVFAATLRADNTASRRMLESLGYDVMTWDDLRRKLGNEITEDILYVTGGYTDDLVALKTGCCPWRDPVEYIASKVGASARAYR, from the coding sequence ATGCGTGTCGTGTCTATGGTAGTTGGTAGTATGAGGCTCGAGGTCGTTGAGGCGGAGGGTGAGCTGAAAGACTTTGTTAGGAAGTTAGCTTATGAGTTGTTCGGTAGCGAGGGCTACTGGGTCGAGGTTGGGCTGGAGTGGGATAGGAGATGGGTGCGTACGCTCGTACTGCTTGTGGATGGAGAACCTGTCGGGTTTAACCAGGTTTATGTCTGGCCATGTTGTGATGATAAACTGATGTTGGGTGTGCATCATTATGCTGGTGTTAGGCCCGAGTTCCAGGGTCGCGGGTATGGCAAGATACTAATAGCGTCTGGTGAGGAGGTACTCGAGGAGCTTGGTGCAGAGGTTTTCGCGGCGACACTCCGCGCTGATAACACAGCATCCAGGCGTATGCTAGAATCGCTGGGCTATGATGTGATGACTTGGGACGACCTTAGGAGAAAACTTGGCAACGAGATAACTGAGGACATACTCTACGTTACTGGGGGCTATACTGATGATCTCGTAGCGCTGAAGACTGGTTGTTGTCCTTGGCGCGACCCCGTCGAATATATAGCCTCTAAGGTTGGTGCTAGTGCTCGCGCTTACCGCTAA
- a CDS encoding DUF1152 domain-containing protein, whose product MGGKARMVIEEVFGFKPRSVIVLAVGGGGDIASAMLNTLWLQKYGVRSQLAAIAWERFVIDPCPGPLRLEDFAGPTSRLSLHLLEVRGGCWVVRSLCGGNVFIPQVCRLARIASVPIYVVDVWGGSRGIAEALRHLASLTGAEAILAVDVGGDVLAEGVEDTLWSPLADAVGLAGSVESGLPVVAAVQSPGSDGELRLDEILERLGDIAAAGGLRAARLVSFDEALVLEEIVREGFVTEAGLAQLMARRGVRGVFKLRGGTRRVDLTVLQALVFYMDGEILYKLSPLARRVSGTWSLQEARARLNEACVFTELDLEEGLWREKMRGLEPNPARVRAGGRRALRLRCVAER is encoded by the coding sequence GTGGGCGGAAAGGCGAGAATGGTGATAGAGGAGGTCTTTGGTTTCAAGCCGAGGAGTGTCATTGTGCTTGCTGTGGGTGGTGGCGGCGACATAGCTTCTGCAATGCTCAACACGCTCTGGCTACAAAAGTATGGCGTGCGTTCACAACTGGCGGCAATAGCCTGGGAGAGGTTCGTTATCGACCCTTGCCCCGGTCCTCTTCGTCTAGAGGATTTTGCTGGCCCCACGTCACGTTTGTCTCTACACCTGCTTGAGGTTCGCGGAGGGTGCTGGGTTGTACGCTCCCTGTGCGGGGGTAACGTGTTCATACCCCAAGTGTGTAGATTGGCTCGCATAGCGTCGGTGCCCATCTACGTGGTTGATGTGTGGGGAGGCTCGCGTGGCATCGCTGAGGCTCTGCGACACCTTGCTAGCTTGACGGGGGCGGAAGCTATCTTGGCGGTTGATGTTGGCGGGGATGTGTTGGCGGAGGGTGTAGAGGATACGCTGTGGAGCCCGCTGGCCGATGCGGTGGGTCTCGCTGGTAGCGTCGAGAGTGGTTTACCCGTAGTTGCTGCTGTGCAAAGCCCGGGCTCTGATGGCGAACTGAGGCTTGATGAGATACTGGAGAGGCTCGGTGATATTGCGGCGGCAGGTGGTCTGAGAGCGGCGAGGCTGGTATCCTTTGACGAGGCGTTAGTGCTTGAGGAGATTGTTAGGGAAGGTTTTGTGACGGAAGCCGGGCTTGCACAATTAATGGCAAGGCGCGGTGTACGTGGTGTTTTCAAGTTGCGTGGCGGGACTAGGAGGGTGGATCTCACAGTCCTGCAGGCGCTGGTCTTCTACATGGACGGGGAGATTCTATACAAGTTGTCGCCCCTGGCGAGACGCGTATCGGGTACATGGAGTCTGCAAGAGGCTAGGGCTAGGCTGAACGAGGCATGTGTATTCACGGAGCTGGATCTCGAGGAGGGGCTGTGGCGTGAAAAGATGAGAGGATTGGAGCCCAACCCGGCGCGTGTACGCGCAGGTGGGAGACGAGCGCTCAGACTACGTTGTGTAGCCGAGCGATAA
- a CDS encoding V-type ATP synthase subunit E, whose amino-acid sequence MPRIHMHGDPHAVAKKASEKVREEINKKIDEALDAAIRILDAAKNRALAKLEKDISAILREAEEKVRAERAVREAELRVAELNARNEWIEKAVNEALRRLRSRVGDEAYTAFLEDMLKRAAETIRETATEAVVYPTKADRDLLEKLVGGASLPVKFTLAGEDIEGVGGFVVATPDGKMRLDYRLEAVLSDILEEAKAAAAKALFG is encoded by the coding sequence GTGCCCCGCATACACATGCATGGCGACCCACACGCGGTAGCGAAAAAGGCCTCTGAAAAGGTGCGCGAGGAGATAAACAAGAAGATTGATGAGGCGCTCGACGCTGCTATCCGCATCCTCGACGCGGCGAAGAACAGGGCTCTAGCGAAGCTCGAGAAAGACATCTCGGCTATTCTCCGTGAGGCTGAGGAGAAAGTAAGAGCGGAGAGGGCGGTACGCGAGGCTGAGTTGAGAGTGGCGGAGCTAAACGCGAGGAACGAGTGGATAGAGAAGGCTGTCAACGAGGCCCTAAGAAGGCTCCGCAGCCGCGTTGGAGACGAGGCTTACACAGCGTTCCTCGAGGACATGTTGAAGCGTGCTGCCGAGACTATACGCGAGACGGCTACCGAGGCCGTAGTATACCCGACGAAGGCGGACCGCGACCTACTTGAGAAGCTGGTTGGTGGTGCAAGCCTTCCGGTTAAGTTCACGCTTGCAGGCGAGGACATCGAGGGTGTAGGAGGCTTCGTGGTTGCAACTCCCGACGGCAAGATGCGCCTCGACTACAGGCTAGAGGCGGTACTCTCAGACATCCTGGAGGAGGCGAAGGCAGCGGCTGCTAAAGCACTATTCGGCTAA